One part of the Marinobacter sp. MDS2 genome encodes these proteins:
- a CDS encoding DUF302 domain-containing protein, with protein sequence MSYTIDRVIKDVDFEDVDRRARQALTDHGFGVLTEIDVKATMKKKLDKDMQAYRILGACNPGMAWEAIGVEPRVGAMLPCNVILREVSEGIEVSAVDPLASMSAIDNDELKQVAGKVRDMLSEVVESI encoded by the coding sequence ATGTCATACACGATCGATCGAGTTATCAAAGATGTCGATTTCGAGGACGTGGACAGAAGAGCGCGTCAGGCCCTCACTGATCACGGGTTCGGTGTGCTGACAGAAATTGATGTCAAAGCCACCATGAAGAAAAAGCTGGACAAGGATATGCAGGCCTATCGGATTCTCGGGGCCTGCAATCCTGGCATGGCGTGGGAAGCCATCGGTGTGGAGCCTCGCGTGGGTGCCATGCTGCCTTGCAACGTTATTCTTCGTGAGGTTTCGGAGGGCATTGAGGTAAGTGCAGTGGATCCATTGGCTTCCATGAGCGCCATCGATAATGACGAGCTCAAGCAGGTTGCCGGGAAGGTCAGGGATATGCTCTCTGAGGTTGTGGAATCGATCTGA